Proteins encoded within one genomic window of Microbacterium sp. LKL04:
- a CDS encoding glycosyltransferase yields the protein MTHVLANVVFPVDRDPDILPLYLDPETWSTIEGEGVRVSANAQLGDVLDRRRARIAAGRRMSFATYFNAFPASYWQHWTSVRRIRLTVELSGEATLLVYRSNGGGIRQRIVTHEVSGESTTEVDLDLTQYTDGGWIWFDVVADTQDVTFRSGIWSTDQEPARGGKASIGITTYNKPEYCVETLQSLIDAPDVLENIDRIFVIDQGDKRVDAREEYPAIAEGLGETLQVITQPNLGGSGGFARAMLETLDRPDSDFVQLLDDDVRIEPEALRRSIVFGRFTTTPTIVGGHMFDLLDRPKLHAWAEVVDDKPFMWRNLFQERMPHDFGAQNLRQTPTLHMRMDAHYNGWWMCLIPMETVREIGLSLPAFIKWDDAEYCLRAGEAGYATVSLPGVALWHVSWLGKDDAIDWQAYFHVRNRVVAGLLHSQTPRGGTLIRHSRRVDIKHLMMMQYYPTHLRAAALRDVLSGPAHMFRSLDTAMPAARAAASRFPETTVHKDVDAILRSRKGRQVFSVPRRAERDRVKDTSSSPTGILLRVFTGVSLASHWFHTPKSVNLRTPEVEFGKGDANWWRIPRYDSVLVSAADGSGKQIYTRNRALFRKQLVESVILHRRLQRRWAKLAAQYRKALPGLVSPEAWRRVFEENK from the coding sequence GCGTCCGCGTCAGCGCCAACGCGCAGCTGGGCGACGTGCTCGACAGGCGTCGTGCGCGCATCGCCGCGGGACGCCGCATGTCGTTCGCGACGTACTTCAACGCCTTCCCCGCGTCGTACTGGCAGCACTGGACGTCGGTGCGACGCATCCGCCTCACGGTGGAGCTCTCGGGCGAGGCCACCCTGCTCGTCTACCGGTCGAACGGCGGGGGCATCCGCCAGCGGATCGTCACCCACGAGGTGTCGGGCGAGTCGACGACCGAGGTCGACCTCGATCTGACGCAGTACACCGACGGCGGGTGGATCTGGTTCGACGTGGTGGCCGATACGCAGGACGTCACGTTCCGCAGCGGGATCTGGAGCACGGATCAGGAGCCCGCTCGAGGCGGCAAGGCGTCGATCGGCATCACGACGTACAACAAGCCCGAATACTGCGTCGAGACCCTGCAGAGCCTGATCGATGCGCCCGACGTGCTCGAGAACATCGACCGCATCTTCGTCATCGATCAGGGCGACAAGCGCGTCGACGCACGCGAGGAGTACCCGGCGATCGCCGAGGGCCTCGGCGAGACGCTCCAGGTCATCACCCAGCCGAACCTCGGCGGTTCGGGCGGCTTCGCCCGGGCCATGCTCGAGACCCTCGATCGTCCCGACAGCGACTTCGTCCAGCTCCTGGACGACGACGTACGGATCGAGCCCGAGGCCCTGCGCCGATCGATCGTCTTCGGCCGCTTCACGACCACTCCCACGATCGTCGGCGGGCACATGTTCGATCTGCTCGATCGCCCGAAGCTCCACGCGTGGGCCGAGGTCGTCGACGACAAGCCCTTCATGTGGCGGAACCTGTTCCAGGAGCGGATGCCGCACGACTTCGGCGCCCAGAACCTGCGACAGACGCCGACGCTGCACATGCGGATGGATGCTCATTACAACGGCTGGTGGATGTGCCTCATCCCCATGGAGACCGTTCGCGAGATCGGCCTCTCCCTGCCGGCGTTCATCAAGTGGGACGACGCCGAGTACTGCCTCCGCGCGGGTGAGGCGGGGTACGCCACCGTCTCGCTGCCGGGCGTCGCGCTGTGGCACGTGTCATGGCTCGGCAAAGACGACGCGATCGACTGGCAGGCGTATTTCCACGTGCGCAACCGGGTGGTGGCGGGCCTCCTGCACTCCCAGACGCCGCGCGGCGGCACGCTCATCCGTCACAGCCGCCGCGTCGACATCAAGCATCTGATGATGATGCAGTACTACCCGACGCACCTGCGCGCCGCCGCCCTCCGAGACGTCCTGTCGGGCCCGGCCCACATGTTCCGGTCCTTGGACACGGCCATGCCCGCCGCTCGGGCGGCCGCCTCGCGTTTCCCCGAGACGACGGTCCACAAGGACGTCGACGCGATCCTGCGCTCCCGCAAGGGCCGTCAGGTCTTCAGTGTTCCCCGCCGCGCCGAGCGTGACAGGGTGAAGGACACGTCATCGAGCCCGACCGGCATCCTCCTCCGTGTATTCACCGGTGTCTCGCTCGCGTCGCACTGGTTCCACACTCCGAAGAGCGTCAACCTTCGTACTCCCGAGGTGGAGTTCGGCAAGGGCGACGCGAACTGGTGGCGTATCCCCCGGTATGACAGCGTGCTCGTCAGCGCCGCCGACGGCAGCGGAAAGCAGATCTACACCCGCAACCGCGCACTGTTCCGCAAGCAGCTGGTGGAGAGCGTGATCCTCCACCGGCGTCTGCAGCGCCGGTGGGCCAAGCTGGCGGCGCAGTATCGCAAGGCGCTCCCCGGCCTGGTCTCACCCGAGGCCTGGCGCCGCGTGTTCGAAGAGAACAAGTGA
- a CDS encoding glycosyltransferase, translated as MNASERRPSAQETFDPASATIAIVTYNRSHLLTRLLTSLTSLDPKPGHVVVVDNASADDTAEVVESFREKLGTQLVYRRLETNTGGSGGFSEGMRVAYELGSTWMWLMDDDVEVLPDGLAKMGRWAPRFRSIQGRRYDYDGSEFYWQYRVAERMGIPIPFAPAGFTESGYKEMNSGCFEGMFIHRDIVERIGLPDPRFFIYWDDQVYGWLASQHTTSVIVDEFVLRRTREIKQWDMGIRHMNASSNAYRYYIMRNRALIKQYYRVHGVYNPVLFGLGTTLTFGKELIRLLFVERTVRGTSNLVRGLRDGGRISRDRTWQPMPPLASNR; from the coding sequence GTGAACGCCTCGGAGCGGCGCCCGTCGGCACAGGAGACGTTCGACCCCGCCTCCGCGACGATCGCCATCGTCACGTACAACCGTTCTCACCTGCTGACCCGGCTCCTCACGAGTCTGACGTCGCTCGACCCGAAGCCGGGGCACGTCGTCGTCGTCGACAACGCTTCGGCGGACGACACGGCTGAGGTTGTCGAGTCCTTCCGCGAGAAGCTCGGGACGCAGCTCGTATATCGACGCCTCGAGACCAACACGGGTGGGTCCGGTGGATTCAGCGAAGGCATGCGCGTCGCCTACGAGCTCGGATCCACATGGATGTGGCTGATGGACGACGACGTCGAGGTCCTCCCCGACGGACTGGCGAAGATGGGGCGCTGGGCGCCCCGGTTCCGGAGCATCCAGGGCCGCCGCTACGACTACGACGGCAGCGAGTTCTACTGGCAGTACCGCGTAGCAGAGCGCATGGGGATCCCGATCCCGTTCGCTCCTGCCGGATTCACGGAATCCGGCTACAAGGAGATGAACTCGGGATGCTTCGAGGGGATGTTCATCCACCGCGACATCGTCGAGCGAATCGGCCTCCCCGACCCGCGGTTCTTCATCTACTGGGACGATCAGGTCTACGGATGGCTGGCCTCACAGCACACGACATCCGTCATCGTCGACGAATTCGTCCTGCGGCGCACACGTGAGATCAAGCAGTGGGACATGGGCATCCGGCACATGAACGCGTCGAGCAACGCGTACCGCTACTACATCATGCGCAATCGCGCCCTCATCAAGCAGTACTACCGCGTCCACGGCGTCTACAACCCCGTGCTCTTCGGTCTCGGCACGACGCTGACGTTCGGCAAGGAACTGATCCGCCTGCTTTTCGTCGAGCGGACGGTCCGCGGCACGAGCAACCTCGTTCGCGGGCTCCGCGACGGCGGACGCATCTCGCGCGACCGCACGTGGCAGCCCATGCCTCCTCTGGCGAGCAACCGATGA
- a CDS encoding rhamnan synthesis F family protein: MAAHASSGEQPMTRRLAIVAHFDARGELAPHVTRQLDMLARSFDRVIVASTSRLSDDARDQITKRADLVERSNLGQDFGSWHQSLEMTGFAADYDELLLTNDSYVSVIDDLEPVMASMAERPVEVWGLTKSWRHTEHIQSYFLHFTKAALRSQAFHRFWSDFRPAADRTSAIMGQELGISRAMMASGFRLGSYFEPTTAERHLANRRGVHWLLRRRRAFPAHFAGFEDHFRIRHARDPEESNRLNWATDFADFVFDRARYPLVKFDTLRYDPHWLDSAKLLALCEEEFPDAFAGVRSYMDETAHVYPGRPLENSGSARLDPITARAVGYRRQRSRGLKE, translated from the coding sequence GTGGCAGCCCATGCCTCCTCTGGCGAGCAACCGATGACGCGGCGTCTAGCTATCGTCGCGCACTTCGACGCACGAGGGGAACTCGCCCCGCATGTGACGCGCCAGCTGGATATGCTGGCGCGGTCGTTCGATCGGGTCATAGTGGCATCCACAAGCCGTCTGAGCGACGACGCGCGAGATCAGATCACTAAGCGAGCCGACCTGGTCGAGAGGTCGAACCTCGGCCAGGACTTCGGCTCCTGGCATCAATCACTCGAGATGACCGGATTCGCTGCCGACTACGACGAGTTGCTCTTGACGAACGACTCCTACGTCAGCGTCATCGACGACCTCGAACCCGTCATGGCGAGCATGGCCGAGCGGCCCGTCGAGGTCTGGGGCTTGACGAAGTCGTGGCGCCACACGGAGCACATCCAGAGCTACTTCCTGCATTTCACGAAGGCTGCGTTGCGCTCGCAGGCGTTCCATCGGTTCTGGTCCGATTTCCGACCTGCCGCAGACCGTACGTCCGCGATCATGGGCCAGGAACTCGGGATCAGCCGCGCCATGATGGCTTCCGGGTTTCGGCTCGGCTCGTACTTCGAACCGACGACGGCGGAACGGCATCTCGCCAACAGGCGCGGGGTCCATTGGCTTCTTCGCCGGCGCCGCGCGTTCCCCGCCCATTTCGCCGGGTTCGAGGATCACTTCCGAATCCGTCATGCTCGGGATCCCGAGGAGAGCAATCGCCTCAATTGGGCTACCGACTTCGCGGATTTCGTGTTCGATCGCGCGCGGTATCCTCTCGTGAAGTTCGACACCCTGCGTTACGACCCCCATTGGCTCGACTCCGCGAAGCTGCTCGCTCTGTGCGAGGAGGAGTTCCCCGATGCTTTTGCGGGCGTGCGTTCCTACATGGATGAGACCGCGCACGTATATCCCGGCCGACCCTTGGAGAACTCCGGCTCTGCTCGATTGGACCCCATAACGGCACGCGCAGTCGGCTACAGGCGCCAGAGATCACGAGGGTTGAAGGAATGA
- a CDS encoding glycosyltransferase, which translates to MGAWPTNVVRPTVSIVLATWNRAGQLRTSVDSVLAQSWASWELIIVDDGSWDDTPVLADLLTKRDPRITYLARDHQGVSAARNAGIAAANGEFITFLDSDNEWEPQFLENMMVGMRQKNAVAAFATIEIDRDGQRFYREAPASADALELGNVVDLNTLVTRAEAVRAIGGFDTSLARAVDYDVVLRLAEQHEIHHIPVLGAIYREREDDPDRISVAQPLGWNTLVRQRSVIDLESVSEEDLSPGVMLVIVLTDHDPLLEEKLAELTALASRCDASIRLAMIAPTPSEWSLAKALEERLPTVRARLFPQREPFSYVVARMLADVDREGFVVIEPAVRFDAGTLTTLLESSTSLGHRVVAPLRVHDDGTVVSAGSTFAKRATAPMEFLSRHPIEDAERLGAEITVPAVSGRTFAIGTRHLLDIGGLNPLLYNEYDLPAMCVALREQDARFEFVTLTDVRMRVIDLASDFEAIDPVGSLQAIRTVTATITPTDLAELYSRVGLEVSHLLGVSAPEDASGTSLRKRLHPVVVRARRNVVVEGKEFPRLRWALRIAAPAFPVGGTWGDTHFARSLAKGLESLGQEVVIDHHNVDARPTSYLDDVTLVIRGLDHVEPVTGGVSMLWVISHPEQVTRKEAAVFDRVFAASISWSEQVSVRWGVPVTPLLQCTDPAVFHPNDTPRRSDVVFVGKSRGVARPAVVYPVRAGIPLRVFGGEWEGILPDGYVEAEYVDNASLGELYGRAGAVLNDHWNDMRHQGFISNRVFDVVAAGGRVLSDRVEGLADVFGDAVVTYETPMDLVDLLRSDLDGVFPAESELRQHAQRIARDHSFRARARVLLEAAVEQLAGSTAAQENRI; encoded by the coding sequence ATGGGAGCGTGGCCGACGAACGTCGTGCGCCCGACAGTGAGCATCGTCCTGGCGACATGGAATCGTGCCGGCCAGCTTCGCACCTCGGTCGATTCGGTGCTCGCCCAATCGTGGGCATCGTGGGAACTGATCATCGTCGACGACGGATCCTGGGATGACACTCCGGTCTTGGCCGACCTCCTGACGAAGCGGGACCCCAGGATCACCTATCTTGCTCGCGACCATCAGGGAGTCAGCGCTGCTCGGAACGCCGGCATCGCCGCTGCCAACGGGGAGTTCATCACCTTCCTGGACAGCGACAACGAATGGGAACCGCAGTTCCTCGAGAACATGATGGTCGGAATGCGGCAGAAGAATGCAGTTGCCGCGTTCGCCACCATCGAGATCGACAGGGACGGGCAGCGGTTCTATCGCGAGGCGCCGGCCTCGGCGGACGCGCTGGAACTCGGGAATGTCGTCGACCTCAACACGCTGGTGACTCGGGCAGAAGCGGTCCGAGCCATCGGCGGATTCGATACGAGCCTGGCGAGAGCCGTGGACTACGACGTCGTGCTCAGGTTGGCGGAACAGCATGAGATCCACCACATTCCTGTCCTCGGCGCCATCTACCGTGAGCGCGAGGACGATCCTGATCGGATCTCCGTGGCGCAGCCGCTCGGTTGGAACACGCTGGTTCGACAGCGAAGCGTGATCGATCTAGAGTCCGTCAGCGAAGAAGACCTGTCTCCCGGCGTGATGCTCGTCATCGTTTTGACCGATCACGATCCCCTCCTGGAGGAGAAGCTCGCCGAGCTGACCGCTCTCGCATCGCGTTGCGACGCCAGTATCCGGCTCGCCATGATCGCCCCCACTCCGTCGGAGTGGTCGCTCGCGAAAGCGCTCGAAGAGCGTCTCCCCACGGTGCGCGCGCGGTTGTTCCCGCAGAGGGAGCCCTTCAGCTACGTCGTGGCGCGCATGCTCGCGGACGTCGACCGTGAGGGTTTCGTCGTGATCGAACCAGCGGTTCGTTTCGATGCGGGAACGCTGACAACGCTCCTGGAGAGCTCGACCAGCCTGGGACACCGTGTCGTCGCACCGCTCCGCGTTCACGACGATGGAACAGTCGTGTCGGCCGGATCGACGTTCGCGAAGCGCGCGACCGCCCCGATGGAGTTCCTCAGCCGCCACCCAATCGAGGATGCAGAGCGCCTCGGTGCGGAAATCACGGTGCCTGCCGTCAGTGGCCGGACGTTCGCGATAGGAACCCGCCATCTGCTCGACATCGGCGGGCTGAACCCGCTGCTGTACAACGAATACGATCTCCCCGCGATGTGCGTAGCTCTTCGCGAGCAGGATGCACGATTCGAATTCGTGACCCTGACTGACGTCAGGATGCGAGTGATCGACTTGGCGAGCGATTTCGAGGCCATCGACCCCGTGGGGAGCCTCCAGGCGATTCGGACGGTGACGGCGACGATCACCCCGACCGACCTGGCGGAGCTCTACTCGCGCGTCGGCCTTGAAGTGAGTCATCTCCTCGGCGTCTCCGCCCCGGAAGACGCGAGCGGCACGTCGCTGCGAAAACGTCTTCACCCGGTCGTCGTTCGCGCACGCCGTAACGTCGTCGTCGAGGGTAAGGAGTTCCCGCGGCTCCGCTGGGCTCTGCGAATCGCCGCGCCGGCGTTCCCTGTCGGCGGCACGTGGGGAGACACGCACTTCGCACGGTCACTCGCCAAGGGCCTCGAGAGCCTCGGACAGGAAGTCGTCATCGATCATCACAACGTGGATGCGCGACCGACGTCATACCTCGACGACGTCACTCTCGTCATTCGCGGGCTCGATCATGTGGAGCCCGTCACGGGCGGGGTCTCGATGCTGTGGGTCATCAGCCACCCCGAGCAGGTGACGCGAAAAGAAGCGGCTGTGTTCGACCGCGTTTTCGCGGCCTCCATCAGCTGGTCGGAGCAGGTGAGCGTTCGGTGGGGTGTCCCCGTCACCCCCCTCCTCCAATGCACGGATCCAGCGGTCTTCCACCCGAACGACACACCCCGGCGCTCAGACGTGGTGTTCGTAGGGAAGAGTCGTGGAGTGGCACGCCCCGCGGTCGTCTATCCCGTCCGCGCCGGAATCCCGCTTCGCGTGTTCGGAGGGGAATGGGAGGGCATACTCCCGGACGGCTATGTCGAGGCGGAGTATGTCGACAACGCGAGCCTGGGCGAGCTCTACGGACGCGCGGGCGCAGTGCTCAATGACCACTGGAACGACATGCGCCATCAGGGGTTCATTTCCAACCGCGTTTTCGACGTCGTGGCAGCTGGCGGTCGCGTCCTCAGCGATCGGGTCGAGGGCTTGGCGGACGTCTTCGGTGACGCGGTGGTCACCTACGAGACTCCGATGGACCTCGTCGATCTCCTCCGGAGCGACCTCGATGGGGTGTTCCCCGCTGAATCCGAGCTGCGACAGCATGCCCAACGCATCGCACGCGATCATTCGTTCCGCGCGCGGGCGAGAGTTCTGCTCGAAGCAGCCGTTGAACAGCTTGCCGGGAGCACCGCAGCGCAAGAAAACCGGATCTGA
- a CDS encoding lysylphosphatidylglycerol synthase transmembrane domain-containing protein, with translation MKRAIIRWAFVAVALVLLVVAVVASWDSFIDALQDLDLGVVALAALCCIVGLFANGLSWRAIMRSVGLEVPLRDSTRVFMISQVGKYVPGAVWPVLAQAEFARDHGISRPRSLTASIVAMLVGVVMSGVVGVLGLVLSDPTALLRNWWAIVVALLLLACLVPAVLRRIVRLAFRVTRRNEEPVAIAPRALVASAAWSLVMWLLLGLQAWLLLVQLAPGVGYPLAAGAFAFAWLVGFLVIIAPGGLGAREAALVLALSSLVGASAALSLALVSRILMTLADAAGLALGLSLTTRKQPLPRGDEPQSDR, from the coding sequence ATGAAGCGGGCGATCATCCGCTGGGCGTTCGTCGCCGTGGCGTTGGTTCTTCTCGTCGTCGCGGTCGTCGCCTCGTGGGACAGCTTCATCGACGCATTGCAGGATCTCGATCTAGGCGTCGTGGCGCTCGCCGCTCTCTGCTGCATCGTCGGACTGTTCGCGAACGGACTGTCATGGCGGGCCATCATGCGCTCCGTCGGTCTCGAGGTCCCGCTGCGCGACTCGACGCGCGTGTTCATGATCTCTCAGGTCGGCAAATACGTTCCGGGTGCGGTGTGGCCGGTTCTCGCTCAGGCGGAATTCGCGCGAGACCACGGGATCTCACGTCCGCGATCGCTCACCGCATCCATCGTCGCCATGCTCGTCGGTGTCGTCATGTCGGGCGTGGTCGGCGTACTCGGGCTCGTGCTCTCGGACCCGACAGCGCTGCTCCGCAACTGGTGGGCGATCGTCGTGGCCCTCCTCCTCCTGGCATGCCTTGTTCCTGCCGTTCTGCGCCGGATCGTCCGTCTCGCCTTCCGAGTGACCCGTCGCAACGAGGAGCCCGTAGCCATCGCGCCCCGCGCACTCGTCGCGTCGGCGGCGTGGTCACTCGTGATGTGGCTGCTGCTCGGACTTCAGGCGTGGCTGTTGCTCGTGCAGCTGGCCCCGGGTGTCGGCTACCCCCTCGCGGCAGGGGCGTTCGCCTTCGCGTGGCTCGTCGGGTTCCTGGTCATCATCGCTCCCGGAGGCCTGGGGGCGCGCGAAGCGGCCCTCGTTCTCGCACTGTCCAGTCTCGTCGGAGCCAGTGCGGCCCTGAGCCTTGCGCTCGTGAGCCGCATCCTCATGACGCTGGCCGACGCGGCCGGCCTCGCGCTCGGCCTGTCGCTGACCACCAGGAAGCAACCACTGCCACGCGGCGATGAGCCCCAGTCGGATCGCTGA
- a CDS encoding NAD-dependent epimerase/dehydratase family protein: MAKIKVYDISVVGSAGFLGSAVARIARSEGRSIAEFGRSRPLVSDGILATDAASSGHLVWAAGSLSPLLAHERPDLVEDELDDFRSVLDAVSAASPDQHVVLLGSGGTAYDIQDPAPHSETSPVGPSSAYGRYKLAQEDVLRASGLSHTVLRVANAYGPGQKGARGQGVLAFWMRAILQGESIKLLGSGDVARDYVYVDDVARAVTAVAGTDAAPALLNVGSGVPTSLDELLSVLRSVVGDSHPFDVEHLPARGVDVPSTWLNVSEAARTIGWEARTPLEDGVRLMWNWLAE, translated from the coding sequence GTGGCCAAAATCAAAGTGTATGACATCTCGGTTGTCGGGTCCGCAGGATTTCTGGGCTCGGCGGTCGCCCGGATCGCACGTTCCGAGGGTCGGAGTATCGCCGAATTCGGACGCTCTCGCCCGCTCGTGAGCGACGGCATCCTCGCTACCGATGCAGCGTCCAGTGGCCACCTGGTGTGGGCGGCCGGATCGCTCAGCCCGTTGCTGGCTCACGAACGCCCCGATCTCGTCGAGGACGAGCTCGACGACTTCCGCAGTGTCCTCGATGCCGTCTCCGCCGCGTCGCCCGATCAGCACGTCGTGCTCCTCGGCTCGGGGGGCACCGCCTACGACATCCAGGACCCGGCTCCGCACTCCGAGACCTCCCCAGTAGGCCCGTCGTCCGCGTACGGACGGTACAAGCTCGCGCAAGAGGACGTGCTCCGCGCTTCCGGGCTGAGCCACACTGTCCTGCGGGTGGCGAACGCCTATGGACCCGGCCAGAAGGGCGCGCGAGGCCAGGGTGTCCTGGCATTCTGGATGCGCGCGATCCTGCAGGGGGAGTCGATCAAACTCCTCGGTTCTGGGGACGTGGCCCGGGACTACGTCTACGTCGACGACGTCGCTCGAGCCGTGACGGCGGTGGCCGGCACCGACGCCGCCCCGGCGCTTCTGAACGTCGGCTCCGGAGTGCCGACCAGCCTCGATGAGCTGCTGAGCGTCCTGCGGTCGGTCGTCGGCGACAGCCACCCGTTCGACGTCGAGCACCTGCCCGCGCGCGGTGTCGACGTCCCCTCGACGTGGCTGAACGTCTCGGAAGCGGCGCGGACCATCGGCTGGGAGGCTCGCACCCCTCTCGAAGACGGCGTTCGCCTCATGTGGAACTGGCTCGCCGAATGA
- a CDS encoding glycosyltransferase, translating into MPKPRVLVLTSTFPARAGDGTPAFVADLALGLGSDHDVRILAPAVPGGAPRERLSDSVDVFRYRFFPRRWEDLADGAILENVRSRRSRLVQVPFFLLGQAIAVRREVRRFRPDVVHAHWIIPQGVVARAVGGRVPMIVTTLGGDLYALGAKPLRAAKSWVLRNARAVTVMNQDMRDKAIELGSTPETTHVMPMGAHLQDDLSDVETVSGSGALRVLAVGRLVEKKGFDVLLRALRRSDLAYELVIVGDGPEMDSLRRAADGLPVTFAGQLGRDSLMERYAAADVVAFPSRRAASGDQDGLPVALLEAMGSGRAVVVSDLPGLNEAVQDEASGLVVPAEDERALADALARLDGDAALRRRLGDAARDRAHEYSIPATVEKYRALLSTVLGR; encoded by the coding sequence ATGCCCAAGCCCCGTGTGCTCGTTCTGACATCGACGTTCCCCGCGCGGGCGGGCGACGGCACTCCGGCGTTCGTCGCTGACCTCGCCCTCGGCCTCGGCTCCGACCACGACGTGCGGATCCTCGCACCCGCGGTGCCGGGCGGAGCCCCGCGCGAGCGCCTCTCCGACTCGGTCGACGTGTTCCGCTACCGCTTCTTCCCGCGACGCTGGGAGGACCTGGCCGACGGTGCGATCCTCGAGAACGTGCGATCGAGGCGTTCCCGCCTCGTGCAGGTCCCGTTCTTCCTCCTCGGTCAGGCGATCGCCGTCAGGCGCGAAGTCCGGCGGTTCCGTCCGGACGTCGTCCACGCCCACTGGATCATCCCCCAAGGCGTGGTTGCGCGAGCGGTCGGCGGGCGCGTCCCGATGATCGTGACGACGCTCGGCGGCGACCTCTACGCGCTCGGCGCCAAGCCCTTGCGGGCAGCGAAGTCCTGGGTCCTGCGGAACGCTCGCGCGGTGACCGTGATGAACCAGGACATGCGCGACAAGGCGATCGAGCTCGGCAGCACACCCGAGACCACTCACGTCATGCCGATGGGCGCCCACCTGCAGGACGATCTCAGCGACGTCGAAACCGTCAGCGGCAGCGGGGCGCTCCGCGTCCTCGCGGTCGGGCGCCTCGTCGAGAAGAAGGGCTTCGACGTCCTGCTCCGCGCTCTCCGGCGCTCGGACCTCGCCTATGAGTTGGTCATCGTCGGTGACGGTCCCGAGATGGACTCTCTGCGCCGCGCGGCGGACGGGCTCCCCGTCACCTTCGCCGGACAGCTCGGCCGGGACTCCCTCATGGAGCGGTACGCCGCGGCCGACGTCGTCGCGTTCCCCTCCCGGCGGGCGGCGTCCGGCGACCAGGACGGTCTCCCGGTCGCTCTTCTCGAGGCGATGGGCTCGGGCCGCGCCGTCGTCGTGTCGGATCTCCCCGGCCTCAACGAGGCCGTGCAGGACGAGGCATCCGGTCTCGTCGTCCCTGCGGAGGACGAACGCGCCCTCGCCGACGCCCTGGCCCGGCTGGACGGCGACGCCGCGCTCCGCCGACGCCTCGGGGACGCGGCGCGTGACCGCGCACACGAGTACTCGATCCCCGCCACCGTCGAGAAGTACCGCGCTCTGCTCTCCACCGTCCTCGGCCGCTGA
- a CDS encoding ABC transporter ATP-binding protein: MTDEAVAVAIEVDDLGVRFRRNRRGRRSIKDMFADASRRSRPGEFWALRDVSFRVDAGESIGVVGKNGQGKSTLLKLVAGVLLPDEGSVRVHAGVAPLIELTGGFVGDLTVRENVRLTAGLHGMSAAEVAARYDEIIAFAELEQFQDAPYKHLSNGMKVRLAFSVVSQLDEPILLVDEVLAVGDRAFRAKCYQRIDELLAEGRTLFFVSHNEKDLRRFCRRGLYIRDHQLVADGPIDEIISQYNADNPIP, encoded by the coding sequence ATGACCGACGAGGCAGTGGCCGTCGCCATCGAGGTCGACGACCTCGGGGTGCGTTTCCGGCGCAACCGCAGGGGCCGGCGCAGTATCAAGGACATGTTCGCGGATGCGTCTCGCCGGTCGCGCCCGGGGGAGTTCTGGGCCCTGCGCGATGTGAGTTTCCGAGTGGATGCCGGTGAGTCGATCGGCGTCGTCGGCAAGAACGGGCAGGGGAAGTCGACCCTGCTCAAGCTCGTCGCGGGTGTCCTCCTCCCCGACGAGGGCAGCGTCCGCGTCCACGCCGGGGTGGCCCCCCTCATCGAACTGACGGGCGGATTCGTCGGCGACCTCACGGTGCGCGAGAACGTCCGCCTGACCGCGGGACTGCACGGGATGTCGGCGGCCGAGGTGGCGGCCCGGTACGACGAGATCATCGCCTTCGCAGAACTGGAGCAGTTCCAGGATGCGCCGTACAAGCACCTGTCGAACGGGATGAAGGTGCGCCTGGCGTTCTCCGTGGTGTCGCAGCTCGATGAGCCGATCCTCCTCGTCGACGAAGTGCTGGCGGTCGGCGACCGAGCCTTCCGCGCGAAGTGCTACCAGCGGATCGACGAACTCCTCGCGGAGGGCCGGACCCTCTTCTTCGTGAGCCACAACGAGAAGGACCTGCGTCGCTTCTGCCGCCGGGGGCTCTACATCCGGGATCACCAACTGGTGGCTGACGGGCCGATCGACGAGATCATCTCTCAGTACAACGCCGACAACCCGATTCCCTGA